From Candidatus Micropelagos thuwalensis, the proteins below share one genomic window:
- a CDS encoding sodium-dependent transporter codes for MSENKNAIGTENLAWSSHIGFLLACVGAAIGLGNIWKFPYMAGTQGGGAFVLIYLVTIFLIAIPVAAAELITGRMARRNAVDSVIYLARDTKNPALFGISGLIAVLASFMLLTFYPVISGWVMAYLGKSLIGGFSGFDADQVATEFNNLLANPAEMIFWQVTFLMLTGFVISRDIHSGLEKANIFLMPILFLMLVMVVIYGAIEGDIGAAISFLFTPDFSSITPDVILSAVGHGFFSVGVGAAMLITYGAYLDHHVSIGEAAITIGIADTIIALLAGIGIFAIVFGQSLEPAQGPGLIFVTLPLAFSDMTGGGFFASLFFLLVVFAALTSNLALTEVIVRFISDKLGTSRAKTTLVVLMASFIIGLTTIFSFNILSEFRLSDTGVFADKTLFDAKDYVTSNILMPLGGLLIVAFAGWVVPANTSLKHFGGTAWMHTIWLWLSRLIAPLGVIWVFISNL; via the coding sequence ATGTCAGAAAATAAAAACGCCATCGGCACAGAAAATCTTGCCTGGTCATCACATATCGGATTTCTGTTGGCCTGTGTGGGTGCAGCGATTGGCCTCGGAAATATTTGGAAATTTCCTTACATGGCAGGCACACAAGGCGGCGGCGCATTCGTATTAATTTATCTGGTTACCATTTTCCTTATCGCAATACCTGTGGCTGCGGCAGAGCTTATCACAGGTCGAATGGCAAGGCGCAACGCTGTCGACTCCGTTATTTATTTAGCGCGCGATACCAAGAACCCGGCACTTTTTGGTATTTCCGGTCTGATTGCCGTTCTTGCAAGTTTTATGTTACTGACTTTTTATCCTGTCATTTCCGGCTGGGTCATGGCCTATCTCGGCAAATCACTCATAGGTGGATTTTCGGGGTTTGACGCCGATCAAGTCGCAACAGAATTTAACAACCTTCTTGCCAATCCTGCTGAGATGATTTTCTGGCAGGTTACATTTCTGATGCTGACAGGGTTTGTTATCTCGCGTGATATCCACTCTGGCCTTGAAAAAGCAAATATATTTTTAATGCCCATTCTTTTTTTGATGCTTGTGATGGTTGTTATTTATGGCGCCATAGAGGGAGACATTGGAGCCGCAATCAGCTTTTTGTTTACGCCTGATTTTTCGAGTATCACACCTGATGTCATTCTCTCAGCTGTCGGTCACGGATTTTTCTCGGTGGGTGTTGGAGCCGCCATGTTGATAACTTATGGAGCGTATCTAGACCATCATGTCAGCATTGGGGAAGCTGCTATCACCATCGGCATTGCAGACACAATAATAGCCTTACTTGCCGGCATTGGTATTTTTGCGATTGTCTTCGGTCAATCTCTTGAACCCGCACAAGGCCCCGGACTTATTTTCGTAACCTTGCCATTAGCGTTTTCGGATATGACCGGAGGCGGTTTTTTTGCCTCTTTATTTTTCTTGCTTGTTGTTTTTGCCGCGCTAACTTCAAATCTCGCCCTCACTGAGGTTATAGTTCGCTTTATCAGCGACAAGCTGGGGACCTCTCGCGCCAAAACAACTTTAGTTGTCTTAATGGCGTCTTTCATCATTGGCCTAACAACAATATTTTCCTTCAATATTTTGAGCGAATTCAGACTTTCTGATACTGGTGTCTTTGCCGACAAGACATTATTTGATGCTAAAGATTATGTAACATCTAATATTCTTATGCCGCTTGGGGGCTTGCTGATTGTAGCTTTTGCGGGGTGGGTTGTCCCTGCAAATACCTCACTGAAACATTTTGGTGGAACAGCTTGGATGCACACTATTTGGCTTTGGCTGTCACGCCTCATCGCGCCATTAGGTGTTATTTGGGTTTTTATTAGCAATCTGTGA
- a CDS encoding alpha/beta hydrolase: protein MKKISFQARFLKRIFRHFIKPMLENAGGIEDIKSASRGEGPLSRYLSRFMPKPDEKVMIDHIYAEWHGKSDAKGALLYLHGGAFVVGSPKSHRGLVKNITKFASFRALSIDYRLAPEHQFPAALEDAEKAYDWLLENGYSPENIAVAGDSAGGCLTLALLLKLKEVEKPLPSCAVTMSPWTDLTGSGASVRLRNHIDDMLDGTKLNETAALYHGETPATHPLVSPLFGDLENLPPLLIQVGTDEILWDDACSFAEKAKMAGNECTLEVYENMPHVFQLGADFVPEAKVAVKKITEFVNTKIK, encoded by the coding sequence ATGAAAAAAATAAGTTTTCAGGCGCGTTTTTTAAAACGTATTTTTAGGCATTTCATAAAACCAATGCTTGAGAACGCAGGTGGCATTGAGGATATTAAAAGTGCTTCACGGGGGGAAGGTCCATTAAGCCGCTATTTGTCAAGGTTTATGCCTAAGCCTGATGAAAAAGTCATGATTGACCATATTTATGCTGAATGGCACGGTAAATCAGATGCTAAAGGAGCCCTTCTTTATTTGCATGGGGGGGCATTTGTGGTAGGGAGCCCCAAATCTCATCGAGGTCTAGTTAAAAATATCACCAAATTTGCTTCATTTCGTGCATTATCAATTGATTACCGGTTGGCACCAGAACATCAATTTCCAGCTGCACTTGAAGATGCCGAAAAAGCCTATGACTGGCTTTTGGAAAATGGCTATTCGCCTGAGAATATTGCTGTAGCGGGAGATAGTGCTGGTGGATGCTTAACTCTTGCGCTGTTGTTGAAACTTAAAGAGGTAGAGAAACCCTTACCTTCATGTGCCGTCACGATGTCGCCATGGACAGATTTGACTGGAAGTGGTGCGTCCGTTCGACTAAGAAATCATATTGACGACATGCTTGACGGCACCAAACTCAATGAAACTGCTGCACTATATCATGGTGAAACACCGGCAACGCACCCGCTTGTTTCACCACTTTTTGGTGATTTAGAAAACTTACCGCCTTTACTTATTCAGGTCGGAACTGACGAAATTCTCTGGGACGATGCATGCTCATTTGCAGAAAAAGCTAAAATGGCAGGAAATGAATGCACTCTAGAAGTATACGAAAACATGCCTCATGTTTTTCAACTCGGCGCGGATTTCGTTCCAGAGGCAAAAGTAGCGGTTAAAAAAATTACAGAATTCGTTAATACTAAAATAAAGTAG
- the gltB gene encoding glutamate synthase large subunit, which translates to MDGKQNRYLSDKKTVLKNEKTSGLPEPLGLYNPRHEHDACGIGFVADIKNRKSHDIISDGLKILDNLEHRGAVGADPKAGDGVGILIQTPDAFFRKVCGESGFDLPEEGNYAVGFFFLPPDTENRVQIEKITEKIVGEEGHTVLGWRDVPVDNSDLGESIFPSEPKSRQLLIGNAQDASDRDKFDRDLFVIRRRIEIEVKKIDNPDINGFFYIPSMNSRTVLYKGLLLSSQLGPYYLDLQDKDMVSAMALVHQRFSTNTFPTWSLAQPFRMICHNGEINTVRGNVNWMAARHEALKSDLFGDDLKKLWPLIEEGQSDSASFDNALELMVQSGYSLPHAMMMLIPEAWSGNPLMDAKRRAFYEYNAALMEPWDGPAAVAFTNGRQIGATLDRNGLRPARYYVTSDDRVMMASEMGVLPAPEDKITEKWRLQPGKMLLIDLEQGRIIEDNEIKEELASAQPYQDWLNQAQIKLSELPESTAPAHVGLHAPVLDLQQAFGYTQEDLKFLLSPMVEKSEEAIGSMGTDTPISALSDKSKLLYTYFKQLFAQVTNPPIDPIREELVMSLVSFIGPRPNLLELEDTAKQKRLEVDQPVLTNADLEKIRTISDIEDNNFHAKTLDICWPADQGADGMAQRLTALCEEAEIAITQNHENIIILSDRNLSADKVAIPALLATSAVHHHLIRKGLRTSTGLVVETGEAREVHHICCLAGYGAEAVNPYLAFETLEHMCLENEETRDLTSDEIAQRYIKAMGKGIRKVMSKMGISTYQSYCGAQIFDAIGLSGDFVDAYFRGTATTIEGIGLEEVALETVQRHTDAFGDKAILRSSLEVGGEYAVRTRGEDHMWNADTVSTLQHAVRGEDSKTYKEYADKVNVQNEKLLTLRGLFKLKKAAETGRQEISIDDVEPASEIVRRFATGAMSFGSISPEAHQTLALAMNRIGGKSNTGEGGEEAQRFTPLENGDSMRSAIKQVASGRFGVTTEYLVNSDMIQIKMAQGAKPGEGGQLPGHKVDRRIAAVRHSTPGVGLISPPPHHDIYSIEDLAQLIFDLKNANSAADISVKLVSEVGVGTVAAGVSKARADHVTISGFEGGTGASPLTSIKHAGSPWEIGLAETHQTLVLNRLRTRISVQVDGGLRTGRDVVIGALLGADEFGFATAPLIASGCIMMRKCHLNTCPVGIATQDETLRKRFTGTPEHVINYFFFVAEEVREIMAEMGVRSLNDLIGQTDMLDTDEAIAHWKAKGLDFSKLFAKIDSQGEAVYRSQNQEHPIVDILDRKLIAEAKDALENKKPVSIETPITNIDRTAGAMLSGAVARKYGHEGLAEDTISVRLSGTAGQSFGAFLAHGVSFELVGEANDYVGKGLSGGRIAIYPPEESGIVPEKSIIVGNTVLYGAITGECYFRGVAGERFAVRNSGAFAVVEGSGDHCCEYMTGGCVVVLGETGRNFAAGMSGGIAYVLDENDAFESKCNMSMVELESIDATMTNELSNLRENMSGNDAERLYKLLENHARYTNSAKAKTILVDWDNWLPKFVKVMPSEYRRALKELEVETTDKESALPGE; encoded by the coding sequence ATGGATGGCAAACAAAACCGTTATCTTTCTGATAAGAAAACAGTGTTAAAAAATGAAAAAACCTCAGGCTTGCCTGAACCTCTCGGTTTGTATAATCCGCGTCACGAACACGATGCGTGTGGCATTGGATTTGTTGCTGATATTAAAAATCGTAAGTCTCATGATATTATCTCTGACGGTCTAAAAATCCTTGATAATTTAGAACATCGAGGTGCCGTAGGTGCCGACCCCAAAGCCGGGGATGGTGTAGGTATTCTCATCCAGACACCAGATGCATTTTTCCGCAAAGTCTGCGGTGAGTCAGGGTTTGATTTACCCGAAGAAGGCAACTACGCCGTCGGTTTCTTCTTTCTACCTCCAGACACTGAAAACCGAGTTCAGATTGAGAAAATTACTGAAAAGATTGTTGGTGAAGAAGGTCACACTGTTTTGGGCTGGCGTGATGTGCCCGTCGATAACAGCGATCTTGGCGAGTCCATTTTTCCCTCGGAACCTAAATCCCGTCAGCTTTTGATTGGCAACGCGCAAGATGCTAGTGACAGAGATAAATTTGACCGTGATTTATTCGTTATCCGCCGTCGTATAGAAATTGAAGTTAAGAAAATTGATAACCCTGACATTAACGGGTTTTTCTACATTCCTTCGATGAACTCACGGACAGTCCTCTATAAAGGTCTTTTGCTCTCAAGCCAGCTCGGGCCCTATTACCTTGACCTCCAAGATAAAGACATGGTTTCCGCCATGGCATTGGTTCATCAACGCTTTTCAACGAACACGTTCCCAACATGGAGCCTCGCACAGCCCTTCAGAATGATTTGCCATAATGGTGAAATCAATACAGTACGCGGCAATGTCAACTGGATGGCAGCACGCCACGAGGCTCTCAAGTCTGATCTTTTTGGTGACGACCTCAAAAAACTTTGGCCTTTGATTGAAGAAGGTCAATCCGACTCTGCATCTTTTGATAACGCTTTGGAACTAATGGTTCAAAGCGGCTATTCACTGCCGCATGCCATGATGATGCTCATTCCAGAAGCTTGGTCTGGCAATCCTCTCATGGATGCCAAAAGACGCGCCTTTTACGAGTATAATGCCGCTTTGATGGAACCATGGGATGGCCCCGCAGCGGTTGCCTTCACCAATGGGCGCCAGATTGGTGCGACACTTGACCGGAACGGTCTACGCCCTGCCCGTTATTATGTGACCTCTGATGACCGTGTCATGATGGCATCTGAAATGGGTGTCCTGCCTGCGCCGGAAGATAAAATCACTGAGAAATGGCGTCTCCAGCCGGGCAAAATGCTTCTGATAGACCTTGAACAGGGGCGCATCATTGAAGATAATGAAATTAAAGAAGAGCTTGCTTCTGCCCAGCCCTATCAAGATTGGCTTAATCAGGCGCAAATCAAATTGTCTGAGTTGCCAGAGAGTACTGCACCTGCCCATGTCGGTTTGCATGCGCCGGTTTTAGATTTACAACAAGCATTTGGTTACACGCAGGAAGATTTAAAATTCTTGCTTTCGCCAATGGTCGAGAAAAGTGAAGAGGCAATCGGTTCCATGGGAACTGACACACCTATTTCAGCCCTCTCCGACAAATCCAAGCTTCTTTATACCTATTTTAAACAGCTTTTTGCTCAGGTAACCAATCCGCCAATTGACCCGATTAGAGAAGAGTTGGTTATGTCTCTGGTCTCTTTTATTGGCCCGCGACCCAATTTGCTTGAACTTGAAGATACAGCCAAACAAAAACGTCTCGAAGTCGATCAGCCAGTCCTTACAAATGCAGATTTAGAGAAAATCAGAACCATCAGCGACATTGAAGATAACAACTTCCATGCCAAAACTTTGGATATTTGCTGGCCTGCCGATCAGGGTGCAGACGGCATGGCTCAAAGACTTACCGCCTTGTGTGAAGAAGCTGAGATTGCGATTACGCAAAATCACGAAAATATTATTATTCTTTCAGACAGGAATTTGTCTGCGGACAAAGTTGCTATCCCTGCATTGCTCGCAACCTCAGCTGTGCACCATCACCTGATCCGTAAAGGCCTTCGTACATCAACGGGTCTTGTGGTTGAAACTGGTGAGGCACGCGAAGTTCATCACATATGTTGTCTTGCAGGTTATGGCGCAGAAGCAGTTAATCCTTACCTCGCTTTCGAGACACTTGAGCATATGTGCTTAGAGAATGAAGAGACGCGGGATTTAACATCTGACGAGATTGCACAGCGCTATATCAAAGCTATGGGCAAAGGTATCCGTAAAGTGATGTCCAAAATGGGGATCTCAACCTACCAGTCCTATTGCGGCGCTCAGATTTTTGATGCCATCGGCCTCTCCGGAGATTTCGTAGACGCTTATTTCCGCGGCACAGCCACAACGATTGAAGGCATTGGCCTTGAAGAAGTTGCACTTGAGACCGTTCAACGCCATACCGACGCCTTTGGGGATAAAGCCATTCTGCGTAGTAGTCTCGAAGTCGGTGGTGAATATGCGGTTCGAACACGCGGTGAAGACCACATGTGGAATGCTGATACGGTCAGCACACTTCAACATGCTGTACGCGGTGAGGACTCAAAAACATATAAGGAATATGCCGATAAGGTAAACGTGCAGAACGAGAAATTGTTAACCTTGCGCGGTCTTTTCAAATTGAAAAAAGCCGCGGAGACTGGTCGTCAAGAAATCTCCATAGACGATGTCGAACCGGCCTCCGAAATTGTGAGGCGCTTCGCAACGGGTGCGATGTCCTTCGGCTCTATCAGCCCAGAAGCCCACCAAACCCTTGCCCTTGCCATGAACCGAATTGGCGGCAAGTCCAACACCGGTGAAGGTGGTGAAGAAGCCCAACGTTTTACGCCTCTTGAAAATGGTGATAGCATGCGCTCCGCCATTAAACAGGTCGCATCAGGACGCTTTGGTGTGACAACAGAATATCTTGTTAATTCAGATATGATTCAAATCAAAATGGCACAGGGTGCAAAACCCGGTGAAGGGGGGCAGTTGCCCGGTCATAAGGTAGACCGGCGTATTGCTGCCGTACGTCATTCAACACCCGGTGTTGGCCTTATATCACCGCCACCGCACCATGACATTTATTCTATCGAAGACCTTGCACAGCTTATCTTCGACCTTAAAAACGCCAATAGTGCAGCAGACATTTCAGTTAAACTTGTCTCCGAGGTTGGGGTTGGCACTGTGGCTGCAGGGGTATCAAAAGCCCGCGCAGACCATGTAACCATCTCAGGTTTTGAAGGCGGCACAGGCGCAAGCCCGCTGACCTCCATCAAGCATGCGGGTAGCCCATGGGAAATCGGTCTTGCCGAGACGCATCAGACATTGGTACTGAACCGCTTACGGACTCGGATTTCCGTTCAGGTTGATGGTGGCCTCCGGACAGGTCGTGATGTTGTGATTGGTGCTCTACTGGGTGCCGACGAATTTGGCTTTGCCACCGCGCCGCTCATTGCTTCAGGCTGTATTATGATGCGTAAATGTCATCTTAATACCTGCCCTGTCGGTATCGCTACACAAGATGAAACACTGCGGAAACGTTTCACCGGTACACCCGAGCATGTAATTAATTACTTCTTCTTCGTTGCCGAAGAGGTGCGTGAAATTATGGCTGAAATGGGTGTGCGGTCTTTAAACGATCTTATCGGTCAAACCGATATGCTAGATACGGATGAAGCCATCGCACACTGGAAAGCCAAGGGGTTAGATTTCAGCAAGCTGTTCGCCAAAATCGACAGCCAGGGTGAGGCTGTTTACCGCAGTCAGAATCAAGAGCATCCAATTGTCGACATTCTTGACCGCAAGCTGATTGCTGAAGCGAAGGATGCGTTGGAAAACAAAAAACCAGTCAGCATCGAGACACCAATTACAAATATTGATAGAACAGCTGGTGCCATGCTCTCAGGCGCAGTCGCCAGGAAATATGGTCATGAAGGCCTTGCTGAGGATACAATCTCTGTCCGTCTGAGCGGGACTGCCGGTCAAAGCTTCGGAGCATTTCTCGCGCATGGCGTATCTTTCGAATTGGTCGGAGAAGCCAATGACTATGTCGGGAAGGGGTTGTCGGGTGGTCGAATTGCGATTTACCCACCTGAGGAAAGCGGCATTGTCCCTGAAAAAAGCATCATTGTCGGTAATACCGTACTTTATGGCGCAATTACCGGTGAGTGTTATTTCCGCGGAGTCGCTGGAGAACGCTTCGCGGTAAGAAACTCAGGCGCATTTGCGGTTGTTGAAGGTTCTGGCGACCATTGTTGTGAATATATGACGGGTGGCTGTGTTGTTGTGTTGGGCGAAACAGGGCGTAATTTTGCAGCCGGTATGTCAGGCGGTATTGCCTATGTTTTAGATGAAAACGACGCGTTTGAATCCAAATGCAACATGTCAATGGTTGAGCTTGAAAGCATTGATGCGACAATGACGAATGAATTGTCAAACTTACGTGAGAATATGTCAGGCAATGATGCCGAGCGCCTTTATAAGTTGCTGGAAAATCATGCTCGTTACACCAATTCTGCAAAAGCAAAAACGATTCTTGTTGATTGGGACAACTGGCTGCCAAAATTTGTTAAAGTCATGCCGTCAGAATATCGTCGTGCTTTGAAAGAACTTGAAGTTGAAACAACGGACAAAGAGTCCGCACTGCCGGGAGAGTAA
- a CDS encoding glutamate synthase subunit beta, giving the protein MGKPTGFLEYNRHDRSYVDPEERVQHFREFVVPLEADELKKQASRCMDCGVPYCHNGCPVNNQIPDWNDLTYNGKWQEALQNLHSTNNFPEFTGRICPAPCEASCTLNLIDEPVTIKSIECAIIDKGWEEDWIKPLVPEAKTGKSVAVIGSGPAGLAASQQLARAGHDVHLYEKNAKAGGLLRYGIPDFKMEKHLIDRRVEQLEAEGVTFHLNTHVGVDITGDELQAKYDAVVLAGGSESPRDLPVPGRELDGIHFAMDFLPQQNRRVGQEPIGDIEPITATDKHVVVIGGGDTGSDCIGTSFRQGALSVTQLEIMPMPPEKEDKGMTWPNWPLKLRTSSSQEEGAVRDFSVTTNELIGDNGKVSALKCARVDNNFKPEPGSEFEIKADLVLLAMGFVHPIHKGLLEQLGVDLDERGNVAADTESYTSTQNKVFACGDMRRGQSLVVWAIREGRQCAREVDMFLMGETALPR; this is encoded by the coding sequence ATGGGTAAGCCAACGGGTTTTCTCGAATATAACAGACATGACCGAAGCTATGTTGACCCAGAGGAACGGGTTCAACATTTCCGTGAGTTTGTTGTACCATTAGAAGCTGATGAGCTGAAAAAGCAGGCATCCCGCTGCATGGATTGTGGGGTTCCCTATTGCCATAATGGCTGTCCAGTGAACAACCAAATTCCTGATTGGAATGACCTGACCTATAATGGCAAATGGCAGGAAGCACTCCAAAACCTACATTCAACAAATAACTTCCCTGAATTTACAGGTCGTATCTGTCCTGCGCCTTGCGAAGCAAGTTGCACGCTTAACCTTATTGATGAGCCGGTAACAATTAAGTCAATAGAATGCGCCATCATTGACAAGGGCTGGGAAGAAGATTGGATTAAACCACTTGTTCCTGAAGCTAAAACCGGCAAATCTGTTGCGGTTATCGGCTCTGGCCCTGCAGGACTTGCAGCATCTCAGCAGCTTGCCCGTGCCGGTCATGATGTTCATCTTTATGAAAAAAATGCCAAAGCTGGCGGTCTTCTGCGATATGGCATTCCAGATTTTAAAATGGAAAAACATCTCATTGACCGCCGTGTTGAGCAATTAGAAGCTGAGGGTGTCACCTTCCATTTAAACACACATGTCGGTGTTGATATCACTGGCGATGAGCTTCAGGCAAAATATGATGCAGTTGTATTGGCAGGCGGCTCTGAGTCCCCACGTGACTTGCCTGTTCCAGGTCGTGAGCTTGACGGTATTCACTTTGCGATGGATTTTTTACCTCAGCAAAATCGCCGTGTCGGGCAAGAGCCAATTGGCGATATTGAACCCATTACGGCAACTGATAAACATGTTGTTGTGATTGGTGGCGGTGATACGGGGTCTGATTGCATCGGCACCAGTTTTAGACAAGGCGCACTTTCAGTTACACAACTTGAGATTATGCCTATGCCACCCGAAAAAGAAGATAAAGGTATGACGTGGCCAAATTGGCCCCTGAAACTCCGAACCTCCAGTTCTCAGGAGGAAGGTGCTGTTCGGGACTTTTCAGTAACGACCAATGAACTGATTGGTGACAACGGTAAAGTTTCTGCCCTGAAATGCGCGCGTGTTGATAATAATTTTAAACCAGAGCCGGGTAGTGAATTTGAAATCAAAGCAGATTTGGTTTTACTCGCAATGGGCTTTGTTCACCCCATCCATAAAGGTTTATTGGAACAACTTGGCGTTGATCTCGATGAAAGAGGCAATGTAGCTGCAGACACAGAAAGCTACACCAGCACGCAAAATAAGGTTTTTGCCTGTGGTGATATGCGCCGTGGTCAGTCACTTGTGGTATGGGCAATTCGCGAAGGTCGCCAATGCGCCAGAGAGGTCGATATGTTCCTTATGGGCGAAACAGCACTACCAAGATAA
- a CDS encoding lytic murein transglycosylase → MSMRLVNFMLSLMLGFILTNMSPATNVASATSFDKWLSDVEVSARAEGLSEETIKNLTGLKMDPEILALAARQPEYVKPAWEYLDTMVSDTRLNKGLAMLASNQAIFDKLEKTYGVHRYLLTAIWGMETNYGSYQGKKHVLRALATLGYDGGRRKAFGRQQLIAALKIIEAGDIPSDKMFGSWAGAMGQTQFIPTTYLDYAVDATGDGKRDIWNSREDALGSAANYLKVSGWRDYIRWGFEVTLPEGFDFAQADLAHQKELRQWYRLGVRGLKTHLPQNKENAALYLPAGYSGPAFLVTDNFRAILRYNTAPFYALAIGILSDRLAGGEGVKTAWPKSERPLHPSELRELQSLLNTAGYPTGKPDGMMGKKTRDAIRAYQKKNNLKPDGYATPALLNMMK, encoded by the coding sequence ATGTCCATGCGCCTCGTCAATTTCATGCTTAGTTTAATGCTTGGTTTTATTTTAACCAATATGTCCCCTGCGACAAATGTCGCATCTGCTACGAGCTTTGATAAATGGCTGTCAGATGTGGAGGTCTCTGCTCGGGCGGAAGGGCTTTCAGAGGAGACCATTAAAAATTTGACCGGATTGAAGATGGATCCGGAGATTTTAGCCCTTGCTGCGCGTCAACCCGAATATGTAAAACCGGCATGGGAATATCTCGATACCATGGTATCGGACACACGACTCAATAAGGGGCTGGCTATGCTTGCCTCCAATCAAGCTATTTTTGACAAGCTAGAAAAAACTTACGGCGTTCACAGATATTTACTGACGGCTATCTGGGGCATGGAAACCAACTATGGTAGCTACCAAGGTAAAAAGCATGTTCTTAGAGCTTTGGCTACGCTTGGCTATGATGGTGGGCGACGTAAGGCATTCGGTCGCCAGCAACTCATTGCTGCCCTGAAGATTATAGAAGCTGGAGATATTCCATCAGATAAAATGTTTGGCTCATGGGCGGGAGCGATGGGGCAGACGCAATTTATTCCGACGACCTATTTGGATTATGCCGTTGATGCGACAGGCGACGGCAAACGTGATATTTGGAACAGCCGAGAAGATGCGCTGGGCTCAGCTGCTAACTATCTGAAAGTTTCGGGTTGGCGGGATTACATTAGATGGGGGTTTGAGGTCACTTTGCCAGAGGGGTTTGATTTTGCACAGGCGGATTTAGCTCATCAAAAGGAGCTCAGGCAATGGTATAGGCTTGGGGTAAGGGGACTTAAAACACATCTGCCGCAAAATAAAGAAAACGCAGCGCTTTATTTGCCTGCAGGATATTCCGGCCCAGCATTTCTGGTGACCGATAATTTCCGTGCTATTTTGCGTTATAACACCGCACCATTTTATGCATTGGCGATTGGTATTTTATCTGACCGACTCGCTGGTGGCGAAGGGGTTAAAACAGCTTGGCCAAAATCTGAACGTCCCTTGCACCCGTCTGAATTGCGTGAGTTACAATCATTGCTGAACACGGCTGGATATCCAACGGGTAAACCAGATGGCATGATGGGAAAGAAAACGCGAGATGCGATACGTGCTTATCAAAAAAAGAACAATCTTAAACCCGACGGCTATGCGACGCCAGCCTTGCTCAATATGATGAAATAA
- a CDS encoding UTP--glucose-1-phosphate uridylyltransferase — protein MSQKISKVVFPVAGMGTRFLPATKAVPKEMLPVFSKPLIQWSVEEATAAGITEFIFVTSPEKPSIISHFQSSPAYEAMLKERNKTDELELLKAGLPDNAKITEVSQDKPLGLGHAIWCAKEVVGNEPFAVILPDDMVLHTTGCLKQMVETYEKTGGNLVAVENVPADQTFRYGILDPETDDGQIVKIRGMVEKPAPEDAPSDLAIIGRYILDPMIMVTLDKGKKGAGGEIQITDAMADLIGTCPLHGLRFKGTRYDCGNKAGFLAANIAYAALDPELVDGLQEQIRTIFK, from the coding sequence ATGAGTCAGAAAATAAGTAAAGTTGTTTTCCCTGTAGCAGGTATGGGTACCCGGTTTCTACCAGCCACCAAAGCTGTACCCAAGGAAATGCTGCCGGTTTTCAGCAAACCACTCATTCAATGGAGTGTTGAGGAAGCAACCGCAGCCGGCATTACTGAATTTATATTTGTGACCTCGCCTGAAAAACCTTCCATTATTAGCCATTTTCAGTCATCTCCTGCCTATGAGGCGATGCTTAAAGAAAGAAATAAGACCGATGAGCTTGAATTATTAAAGGCCGGATTACCAGATAATGCTAAAATTACCGAGGTTTCTCAAGATAAACCCCTCGGGCTCGGGCACGCCATTTGGTGCGCCAAAGAGGTGGTCGGAAATGAACCCTTCGCTGTAATTCTACCCGATGACATGGTTCTACATACAACTGGTTGTTTAAAACAAATGGTTGAGACCTATGAGAAGACAGGGGGTAATCTCGTTGCAGTTGAAAATGTACCGGCAGACCAGACTTTTCGTTATGGGATATTAGACCCAGAAACAGATGACGGACAGATCGTAAAGATCCGAGGCATGGTAGAAAAACCTGCTCCGGAAGACGCACCTTCCGATTTGGCAATTATTGGCCGCTATATTCTCGACCCAATGATTATGGTGACCCTGGATAAAGGTAAGAAAGGTGCTGGTGGTGAAATTCAAATCACTGACGCAATGGCTGATTTAATCGGTACATGCCCTTTACATGGCCTCAGATTTAAAGGTACACGATATGATTGCGGTAATAAGGCGGGCTTCCTTGCCGCCAATATAGCTTATGCAGCACTTGACCCTGAGCTTGTTGATGGACTGCAAGAACAAATCAGGACAATATTTAAATGA